From Vitis vinifera cultivar Pinot Noir 40024 chromosome 14, ASM3070453v1, a single genomic window includes:
- the LOC100254628 gene encoding inactive glucose-6-phosphate 1-dehydrogenase 4, chloroplastic isoform X1: MSVSYSSFSAPFSESSVGKPFPACPNSRTLSVPSAAISRYPVARNNFPAVADGRLVLHGSAGNFCRRICGLKLCILESLNLRHQNRRCRPTSEFNSFKNQHKDQSADHFGTNSSNEGQASGGTSAIDLSNDSTDETTRTTSPPGQSSLPNLHPDVSTEVATSMESPSSLLQAHSSKFSVQSDGAPSLCIAVIGATGELARKKIFPALFALYYSGFLPENVGIFGYSRKDLTDEGLRSIIAATLTCRVDHQSNCGDKMHAFLNRTYYLNGGYDNKVGMAKLNAWMEMIEGESVANRIFYLSVPHEALLDVSSSLADHAQTRKGWNRIIIEKPFGFDALSSHQLTRSLLSKFEEKQIYRIDHLLGRNIIENLTVLRFSNLVFEPLWSRKYIRNVQIILSEDLGMQIGRYFDGYGIIRDIVHSHILQTIALLAMEPPISLDGEDIRNEKVKVLRSIRKLELSNVILGQFKASSEDHVDVYLNNLTPTFFAAALYIDNARWDGVPFLIKAGMGLIQHRVEIRIQFHNVPGNVYRERIGHNIDLATNELILRDAPDEAILVKVNNKIPGLGLQLDASELNLLYKDKYNVEVPDSYEHLLLDVIDGDNHLFMRSDELAAAWNILTPILHEMDKNNIAPELYELGGRGPVGAYYLCAKHGVRWADE; encoded by the exons ATGTCGGTCTCATATTCGTCTTTCTCGGCACCCTTCTCCGAATCCTCAGTCGGAAAACCGTTTCCCGCCTGCCCAAACAGTCGCACACTCTCAGTACCATCAGCCGCCATTTCTCGTTATCCG GTTGCAAGAAACAATTTTCCTGCAGTGGCAGATGGTCGTCTTGTGCTCCATGGAAGTGCTGGCAATTTTTGCAGAAGGATTTGCGGCTTAAAACTGTGTATACTTGAGAGTCTAAACCTGCGGCATCAAAATAGGAGATGCCGGCCGACAAGTGAGTTTAATAGTTTCAAAAATCAACATAAAGATCAGTCAGCAGATCACTTCGGAACCAATTCATCAAATGAAGGACAAGCTTCTGGAGGAACATCAGCAATAGATCTGTCAAATG ATTCCACTGACGAAACAACAAGAACAACTTCACCACCTGGACAGAGTTCATTACCTAATCTTCATCCTGATGTTTCTACAGAAGTGGCCACTTCCATGGAATCTCCTTCATCCTTGCTGCAAGCACATTCCTCCAAGTTTTCTGTTCAGAGTGATGGAGCCCCATCACTTTGCATTGCTGTCATAGGAGCTACCGGTGAGCTGGCAAGGAAGAAGATCTTTCCAGCATTATTTGCTCTATATTATAGTGGCTTTCTTCCTGAG AATGTAGGTATTTTTGGTTATTCAAGAAAGGATTTGACAGATGAAGGCCTGAGATCGATTATAGCTGCAACATTGACTTGCCGTGTCGATCATCA ATCAAACTGTGGAGACAAAATGCATGCTTTCCTCAATAGAACATACTACCTTAATGGAGGTTATGACAACAAAGTAGGGATGGCTAAGCTCAATGCCTGGATGGAAATGATTGAG GGGGAATCTGTGGCAAACAGGATATTTTACCTTTCCGTGCCACACGAAGCACTTCTAGATGTCTCATCCTCTCTTGCTGATCATGCCCAAACCAGAAAGGGCTGGAATCGTATAATAATTGAGAAACCGTTTGGCTTTGATGCTCTATCTTCTCATCAACTGACACGGTCTCTTCTTTCCAAGTTTGAGGAGAAGCAAATATATAG GATAGATCATCTATTGGGAAGGAACATTATTGAAAACCTCACTGTTCTAAGGTTCTCTAATCTAGTTTTTGAGCCATTGTGGAGTCGAAAATACATACGCAATGTACAG aTTATTTTATCAGAAGACTTGGGTATGCAGATTGGAAG GTATTTTGATGGTTATGGGATCATCCGTGACATAGTACACAGCCACATACTCCAGACAATTGCATTGCTTGCCATGGAACCGCCTATTAGTCTTGATGGTGAAGATATTCGAAATGAAAAG GTCAAGGTTCTTAGATCAATCCGGAAATTGGAACTTAGCAATGTCATTCTTGGCCAGTTTAAAGCTAGTTCTGAAGACCATGTTGATGTCTATTTGAACAATCTTACTCCCACATTCTTTGCTGCTGCTTTGTACATTGACAATGCACGCTGGGATGGCGTGCCTTTCTTGATAAAAGCTGGCATGGGACTCATCCAACACAG AGTGGAGATCCGCATACAGTTTCATAATGTTCCTGGAAATGTTTATCGAGAACGTATTGGGCATAATATTGACCTTGCCACTAATGAGCTGATTCTACGTGATGCGCCCGATGAAGCCATACTTGTGAAAGTCAACAACAAGATTCCAGGATTAGGGTTGCAGCTGGATGCTTCAGAGCTGAATCTGCTCTACAAGGACAA GTACAATGTGGAAGTACCTGATTCATATGAGCATCTTCTTCTCGATGTCATTGATGGAGACAATCATCTCTTTATGAGAAGTGATGAGCTTGCAGCTGCATGGAATATCCTAACCCCGATTCTACATGAAATGGACAAGAACAATATAGCACCAGAGCTGTATGAATTGGGGGGTAGAGGACCAGTTGGAGCCTATTATCTTTGTGCAAAACATGGGGTTCGGTGGGCAGATGAGTGA
- the LOC100252925 gene encoding uncharacterized protein LOC100252925 isoform X2, giving the protein MGSEGPPAVTIHVTGFKKFHGVSDNPTETIVSNLQEYMKKNGLPKGLILGSCNILETAGQGALVPLYQTLQSAISGKDSESSNSKRIIWVHFGVNSGATRFAIEHQAVNEATFRCPDEMGWKPQKVPIIPADGGISRTRETSLPVEEITKTLTKMGYEVMPSDDAGRFVCNYVYYHSLRFAEQNGIQSLFVHVPLFLTIDEETQMQFAASLLECLLTFG; this is encoded by the exons ATGGGATCGGAAGGGCCTCCTGCAGTAACAATCCATGTGACAGGTTTTAAGAAATTCCATGGAGTTTCAGACAATCCGACAGAGACAATTGTCAGTAATTTGCAAGAGTATATGAAGAAAAACGGTTTGCCAAAAGGCCTGATTCTTGGGAGCTGCAACATTCTTGAGACTGCAGGGCAGGGTGCGCTTGTCCCCCTATACCAGACATTGCAATCCGCTATAAGTGGGAAGGATTCAGAATCTTCAAATTCCAAGAGAATTATTTGG GTGCATTTTGGAGTTAACAGTGGTGCAACAAGGTTTGCTATTGAGCATCAAGCTGTCAATGAAGCTACTTTTCGTTGTCCCGATGAGATGGGATGGAAGCCTCAG AAAGTCCCCATTATTCCTGCAGATGGTGGAATTTCACGAACACGAGAG ACTTCTCTTCCTGTTGAGGAGATCACCAAGACCTTGACAAAGATGGGTTACGAGGTGATGCCATCTGATGATGCAGGCCGATTTGTATGCAATTATGTATACTATCATTCCCTTCGGTTTGCAGAGCAGAATGGTATTCAATCGCTCTTTGTACATGTGCCCCTCTTCTTGACTATAGATGAGGAAACCCAAATGCAGTTTGCAGCTTCCTTGTTGGAG TGCCTGCTTACATTTGGGTGA
- the LOC100254628 gene encoding inactive glucose-6-phosphate 1-dehydrogenase 4, chloroplastic isoform X2 — translation MSVSYSSFSAPFSESSVGKPFPACPNSRTLSVPSAAISRYPVARNNFPAVADGRLVLHGSAGNFCRRICGLKLCILESLNLRHQNRRCRPTSEFNSFKNQHKDQSADHFGTNSSNEGQASGGTSAIDLSNEVATSMESPSSLLQAHSSKFSVQSDGAPSLCIAVIGATGELARKKIFPALFALYYSGFLPENVGIFGYSRKDLTDEGLRSIIAATLTCRVDHQSNCGDKMHAFLNRTYYLNGGYDNKVGMAKLNAWMEMIEGESVANRIFYLSVPHEALLDVSSSLADHAQTRKGWNRIIIEKPFGFDALSSHQLTRSLLSKFEEKQIYRIDHLLGRNIIENLTVLRFSNLVFEPLWSRKYIRNVQIILSEDLGMQIGRYFDGYGIIRDIVHSHILQTIALLAMEPPISLDGEDIRNEKVKVLRSIRKLELSNVILGQFKASSEDHVDVYLNNLTPTFFAAALYIDNARWDGVPFLIKAGMGLIQHRVEIRIQFHNVPGNVYRERIGHNIDLATNELILRDAPDEAILVKVNNKIPGLGLQLDASELNLLYKDKYNVEVPDSYEHLLLDVIDGDNHLFMRSDELAAAWNILTPILHEMDKNNIAPELYELGGRGPVGAYYLCAKHGVRWADE, via the exons ATGTCGGTCTCATATTCGTCTTTCTCGGCACCCTTCTCCGAATCCTCAGTCGGAAAACCGTTTCCCGCCTGCCCAAACAGTCGCACACTCTCAGTACCATCAGCCGCCATTTCTCGTTATCCG GTTGCAAGAAACAATTTTCCTGCAGTGGCAGATGGTCGTCTTGTGCTCCATGGAAGTGCTGGCAATTTTTGCAGAAGGATTTGCGGCTTAAAACTGTGTATACTTGAGAGTCTAAACCTGCGGCATCAAAATAGGAGATGCCGGCCGACAAGTGAGTTTAATAGTTTCAAAAATCAACATAAAGATCAGTCAGCAGATCACTTCGGAACCAATTCATCAAATGAAGGACAAGCTTCTGGAGGAACATCAGCAATAGATCTGTCAAATG AAGTGGCCACTTCCATGGAATCTCCTTCATCCTTGCTGCAAGCACATTCCTCCAAGTTTTCTGTTCAGAGTGATGGAGCCCCATCACTTTGCATTGCTGTCATAGGAGCTACCGGTGAGCTGGCAAGGAAGAAGATCTTTCCAGCATTATTTGCTCTATATTATAGTGGCTTTCTTCCTGAG AATGTAGGTATTTTTGGTTATTCAAGAAAGGATTTGACAGATGAAGGCCTGAGATCGATTATAGCTGCAACATTGACTTGCCGTGTCGATCATCA ATCAAACTGTGGAGACAAAATGCATGCTTTCCTCAATAGAACATACTACCTTAATGGAGGTTATGACAACAAAGTAGGGATGGCTAAGCTCAATGCCTGGATGGAAATGATTGAG GGGGAATCTGTGGCAAACAGGATATTTTACCTTTCCGTGCCACACGAAGCACTTCTAGATGTCTCATCCTCTCTTGCTGATCATGCCCAAACCAGAAAGGGCTGGAATCGTATAATAATTGAGAAACCGTTTGGCTTTGATGCTCTATCTTCTCATCAACTGACACGGTCTCTTCTTTCCAAGTTTGAGGAGAAGCAAATATATAG GATAGATCATCTATTGGGAAGGAACATTATTGAAAACCTCACTGTTCTAAGGTTCTCTAATCTAGTTTTTGAGCCATTGTGGAGTCGAAAATACATACGCAATGTACAG aTTATTTTATCAGAAGACTTGGGTATGCAGATTGGAAG GTATTTTGATGGTTATGGGATCATCCGTGACATAGTACACAGCCACATACTCCAGACAATTGCATTGCTTGCCATGGAACCGCCTATTAGTCTTGATGGTGAAGATATTCGAAATGAAAAG GTCAAGGTTCTTAGATCAATCCGGAAATTGGAACTTAGCAATGTCATTCTTGGCCAGTTTAAAGCTAGTTCTGAAGACCATGTTGATGTCTATTTGAACAATCTTACTCCCACATTCTTTGCTGCTGCTTTGTACATTGACAATGCACGCTGGGATGGCGTGCCTTTCTTGATAAAAGCTGGCATGGGACTCATCCAACACAG AGTGGAGATCCGCATACAGTTTCATAATGTTCCTGGAAATGTTTATCGAGAACGTATTGGGCATAATATTGACCTTGCCACTAATGAGCTGATTCTACGTGATGCGCCCGATGAAGCCATACTTGTGAAAGTCAACAACAAGATTCCAGGATTAGGGTTGCAGCTGGATGCTTCAGAGCTGAATCTGCTCTACAAGGACAA GTACAATGTGGAAGTACCTGATTCATATGAGCATCTTCTTCTCGATGTCATTGATGGAGACAATCATCTCTTTATGAGAAGTGATGAGCTTGCAGCTGCATGGAATATCCTAACCCCGATTCTACATGAAATGGACAAGAACAATATAGCACCAGAGCTGTATGAATTGGGGGGTAGAGGACCAGTTGGAGCCTATTATCTTTGTGCAAAACATGGGGTTCGGTGGGCAGATGAGTGA
- the LOC100252925 gene encoding uncharacterized protein LOC100252925 isoform X1, translating to MGSEGPPAVTIHVTGFKKFHGVSDNPTETIVSNLQEYMKKNGLPKGLILGSCNILETAGQGALVPLYQTLQSAISGKDSESSNSKRIIWVHFGVNSGATRFAIEHQAVNEATFRCPDEMGWKPQKVPIIPADGGISRTRETSLPVEEITKTLTKMGYEVMPSDDAGRFVCNYVYYHSLRFAEQNGIQSLFVHVPLFLTIDEETQMQFAASLLEVLASLN from the exons ATGGGATCGGAAGGGCCTCCTGCAGTAACAATCCATGTGACAGGTTTTAAGAAATTCCATGGAGTTTCAGACAATCCGACAGAGACAATTGTCAGTAATTTGCAAGAGTATATGAAGAAAAACGGTTTGCCAAAAGGCCTGATTCTTGGGAGCTGCAACATTCTTGAGACTGCAGGGCAGGGTGCGCTTGTCCCCCTATACCAGACATTGCAATCCGCTATAAGTGGGAAGGATTCAGAATCTTCAAATTCCAAGAGAATTATTTGG GTGCATTTTGGAGTTAACAGTGGTGCAACAAGGTTTGCTATTGAGCATCAAGCTGTCAATGAAGCTACTTTTCGTTGTCCCGATGAGATGGGATGGAAGCCTCAG AAAGTCCCCATTATTCCTGCAGATGGTGGAATTTCACGAACACGAGAG ACTTCTCTTCCTGTTGAGGAGATCACCAAGACCTTGACAAAGATGGGTTACGAGGTGATGCCATCTGATGATGCAGGCCGATTTGTATGCAATTATGTATACTATCATTCCCTTCGGTTTGCAGAGCAGAATGGTATTCAATCGCTCTTTGTACATGTGCCCCTCTTCTTGACTATAGATGAGGAAACCCAAATGCAGTTTGCAGCTTCCTTGTTGGAGGTACTTGCTTCTTTGAATTAG
- the LOC100264928 gene encoding polygalacturonase At1g48100 yields the protein MEFSRAFVVVASIFLCFLLVFFCSRFQDHEYHEEHEHLHTFSRISLPPSPAPEAASPSYNGYSSIYTAVFNVRSFGAVGDGVTDDTQAFKMTWDTACQAESATLLVPHGHSFMIQSTIFTGPCKTGLIFQIEGTIMAPDGPSSWPQGNSRRQWLVFYRINEMSMQGGGVIDGRGEKWWDLPCKPHKGINGTTLPGPCDSPVAIRFFTSSNLTVQGLKIKNSPQFHFRFDNCQNVHIDLLNIKAPAESPNTDGIHIENTNGVKIYNSIVSNGDDCVSIGAGCHNVDIRNITCGPSHGISIGSLGIRNSRACVSNITVTDSIIKHSANGVRIKTWQGGSGSVSKVTFNNIHMDTVRNPIIIDQYYCLTKGCVNQTSAVLISHISYTNIKGTYDVRSSPMHFACSDSVPCTNLTLSEVELLPSKGQIMMNPFCWNAYGASQTLTIPPLFCLLEGTSQSLPQREVDKC from the exons ATGGAGTTCTCTCGGGCTTTCGTAGTTGTTGCCTCCATTTTCTTGTGTTttctccttgttttcttttgcaGTAGGTTTCAGGATCATGAGTATCATGAGGAGCATGAACATTTGCATACATTCTCCCGAATTTCACTGCCACCTTCTCCTGCACCAGAGGCAGCTAGCCCAAGTTACAATGGCTACTCCTCTATTTATACTGCAGTTTTCAATGTAAGATCGTTTGGTGCTGTTGGGGATGGTGTCACAGACGATACACAAGCATTCAAGATGACTTGGGACACTGCCTGCCAAGCCGAATCAGCAACTCTTCTGGTTCCTCATGGGCATTCCTTCATGATTCAATCCACAATCTTTACTGGCCCTTGTAAAACTGGCCTTATATTTCAG ATCGAAGGAACTATCATGGCACCTGACGGGCCAAGCTCATGGCCACAAGGCAACAGCAGGCGACAATGGCTGGTCTTCTACAGAATCAATGAAATGTCCATGCAGGGAGGTGGAGTCATCGATGGGAGAGGAGAAAAATGGTGGGATCTTCCCTGCAAGCCTCACAAA GGAATCAATGGAACGACGCTGCCTGGTCCTTGTGACAGCCCAGTT GCCATAAGGTTCTTCACAAGCTCCAATTTGACAGTGCAAGGACTCAAAATCAAGAACAGTCCCCAGTTCCATTTCCGGTTTGACAACTGCCAGAACGTTCACATAGATTTACTCAACATAAAAGCCCCTGCTGAGAGCCCCAATACTGATGGAATTCACATCGAGAACACAAACGGTGTGAAAATCTACAATTCAATTGTCTCCAATG GCGACGACTGTGTATCGATTGGAGCTGGTTGTCACAATGTAGACATCAGGAACATAACGTGCGGCCCCAGCCATGGAATAAG TATTGGCAGTCTCGGCATTCGAAATTCCCGGGCTTGTGTTTCAAACATCACAGTGACAGACTCAATCATCAAGCATTCTGCCAATGGTGTTCGGATCAAAACATGGCAGGGAGGGTCAGGTTCTGTATCTAAAGTAACCTTCAATAACATTCACATGGACACAGTCCGAAACCCAATCATCATCGACCAGTACTACTGCCTCACCAAGGGCTGCGTCAACCAGACTTCTGCAGTTCTCATATCCCATATCTCGTATACAAACATCAAAGGTACTTATGATGTCAGAAGCTCGCCAATGCATTTTGCTTGCAGTGACTCGGTCCCTTGCACCAACCTTACTCTTTCAGAAGTAGAGCTGCTTCCCTCCAAAGGACAGATTATGATGAATCCATTTTGCTGGAATGCTTATGGAGCTTCACAGACACTCACCATTCCACCACTTTTCTGCTTGTTGGAGGGCACTTCACAGTCATTACCACAGAGAGAAGTCGACAAGTGCTGA